In one Sphingobacterium daejeonense genomic region, the following are encoded:
- a CDS encoding (Fe-S)-binding protein has product MISQLIFGIIFIAAIILFYKNASKIYRNIKLGQSVNRTDQAGERIKIMLLVAFGQKKMFKKPIPALLHLFVYVGFCIINIEMLEIVIDGLFGSHRVLSNVLGGFYDFLIFSFEILAFLVLLGCVIFMIRRNVLKIKRLNQSELNNWPKTDANLILTAEILLMAAFLIMNAADYKLQTLGAAGYHSVGSFPISSYLVGILPDSVSNLILIERFAWWFHIIGVLAFLNYLPISKHLHIILAFPNTYFTRLEPKGEFKNMASVTEEVKVMLDPSVPPPTGEASRFGVKDVQDLTWKNLLDAYTCTECGRCTSACPANMTGKLLSPRK; this is encoded by the coding sequence ATGATAAGTCAACTCATATTTGGTATTATATTTATAGCAGCCATAATTTTATTCTATAAAAACGCAAGCAAGATTTATAGAAACATAAAATTAGGGCAATCAGTGAACCGTACCGACCAAGCTGGGGAGCGAATTAAAATTATGCTTCTGGTAGCATTTGGTCAGAAGAAAATGTTCAAAAAGCCAATCCCCGCCTTACTTCATTTATTTGTTTATGTAGGTTTCTGTATAATCAATATTGAGATGTTGGAAATTGTTATCGATGGTTTGTTTGGAAGTCATCGCGTTTTATCCAATGTCTTGGGAGGATTTTATGACTTTTTGATCTTTAGTTTTGAAATACTTGCATTTTTAGTGTTGCTGGGTTGCGTTATTTTTATGATCCGACGCAATGTTTTGAAGATTAAGAGGCTCAATCAGTCTGAATTGAACAATTGGCCAAAAACAGATGCCAATTTAATTCTGACTGCTGAAATATTATTAATGGCTGCCTTCTTAATTATGAATGCTGCTGATTATAAATTGCAGACATTAGGAGCAGCAGGTTACCATTCTGTTGGTTCCTTTCCTATCAGTTCCTATTTAGTTGGAATTCTTCCTGATTCGGTAAGCAATTTAATTTTGATTGAAAGGTTTGCTTGGTGGTTTCATATTATAGGTGTTTTGGCGTTCTTAAATTACCTTCCTATTTCCAAGCATTTACATATTATTTTGGCATTCCCAAATACGTATTTCACTAGGTTGGAGCCTAAAGGAGAGTTTAAGAATATGGCATCGGTGACTGAGGAGGTCAAAGTGATGTTGGATCCTAGTGTACCGCCGCCAACAGGAGAAGCGAGTCGTTTTGGAGTAAAAGATGTCCAAGATTTAACATGGAAAAATCTTTTGGATGCCTACACCTGTACAGAATGTGGTCGTTGTACATCCGCATGTCCAGCGAATATGACAGGAAAGTTGCTTTCTCCTAGAAAATAA